Proteins encoded together in one Lathyrus oleraceus cultivar Zhongwan6 chromosome 5, CAAS_Psat_ZW6_1.0, whole genome shotgun sequence window:
- the LOC127079067 gene encoding protein MAIN-LIKE 2-like, whose product MAKIASEAKITSLKVDYKLVVALLERWRPETHTFHLPTGECTITLEDVSMLLGLQINGKIVNGPTNVTNDVYMENLGVKSTASDKNGDFVKIVWLEALLTQLKNNSTPTEVENILHEKVYNLLLIATFLMLDKSHNLLHSSWLPLVGDLEKCNTYIWGSACLATLYRHMCKAAHKGVKSIGGCVVLLSVWAFTRIPLFAPVSNEVPSHPYALRWRKRGMHYRNNPCHHLRGYRVAIEHVEENDVV is encoded by the exons ATGGCCAAGATAGCAAGTGAAGCCAAGATAACAAGTTTAAAAGTAGACTATAAACTAGTTGTTGCTTTGttagagagatggagacccgagacaCATACGTTTCATttaccaactggtgaatgtactATCACACTGGAGGATGTGAGTATGTTACTCGGTCTCCAAATTAACGGTAAAATTGTTAATGGCCCAACAAATGTAACTAACGATGTTTACATGGAGAATTTGGGCGTCAAATCGACCGCTTCAGATAAAAATGGGGATTTTGTCAAAATTGTTTGGTTAGAAGCTCTATTAACACAGCTAAAAAATAACTCTACCCCGACGGAGGTGGAAAACATTCTCCATGAAAAAGTTTATAATTTACTATTAATTGCTACTTTTTTAATGTTAGATAAGAGTCATAATTTATTGCATTCTTCTTGGTTACCTTTAGTAGGAGACCTAGAAAAATGTAACACATACATTTGGGGTTCTGCTTGTCTAGCAACATTATATAGGCATATGTGCAAGGCAGCCCATAAAGGAGTGAAGAGCATAGGAGGCTGTGTTGTATTACTAAGTGTTTGGGCATTCACACGCATACCCTTGTTTGCCCCAGTTAGTAACGAGGTTCCATCACATCCGTATGCATTAAG ATGGCGCAAACGAGGAATGCATTACAGAAATAATCCTTGTCATCATCTACGTGGGTACCGTGTTGCAATTGAACATGTGGAAGAAAATGATGTAGTATGA